Proteins encoded by one window of Aphis gossypii isolate Hap1 chromosome X, ASM2018417v2, whole genome shotgun sequence:
- the LOC114120324 gene encoding nuclease SbcCD subunit C-like isoform X2 — MGINIENILNDIKFDQKLISVFDTYNKYINYRFDYLIRTSITQTPDELNHDVDYSEYDPSQQILLACINSNNSLNDIAKLREELKTLTAEVNSKRKELSLISINEEGLKKNIKHLEDIISIKENFVRETANYAEIRCNAKHKVQKEYCRILKKYNKILNELDKSNKMTKTNSSNGTNKHSDYGERVNEKVLRYEAKIKKMDDVIKIASDSKEKLLQYQAALQTSNDRLKIFYDQLTNILKNKQRISLILIENGKRINQLKMYLSNLGVISSIEKSRVHTSSNLIENDNLKREFLELRDMRTAVLSSRPKGMFNPKYQKEDSLSKEDIRKYLENDEAIDTIDFLTELKNNKVSNNETNLLKYVQTNSNESKMFWKCLSTLSKDEMKKLLVHYFIKVVDLKESGRENDELISKLDENNDRQRHNIASINNDYQEFHLSIEKKFTSLKKYYQRKVDTLFQVVQEEKNAITMFKMKQEISSLKKKIIELEKSQTDHLEASKSEAETVSSAKVTYHKNKLKIQKNKSKLT, encoded by the exons attctgaatatGATCCAAGTCAACAAATTTTACTGGCttgtataaatagtaataatagtttaaatgatATTGCAAAACTGCGAGAAGAATTAAAAACGTTAACAGCAGAAGTCAattcaaaaagaaaagaatTGAGTTTAATTTCTATCAATGAAgaaggattaaaaaaaaatattaaacatttagaagacattatatcaataaag gaaAATTTTGTTCGCGAAACTGCTAACTATGCAGAAATCAGATGTAATGCAAAACATAAAGTTCAAAAAGAATAttgtagaatattaaaaaaatataataaaatcttaaatgagTTGGACAAGTCaaataaaatgacaaaaacaAATTCTAGTAACGGAACCAACAAACATTCAGATTATGGAGAACGAGTGAATGAAAAAGTTTTACGATATGaagctaaaattaaaaaaatggatgACGTAATAAAAATTGCTAGTGATAGTAAAGaaaa attaCTACAATATCAAGCTGCTTTACAAACTTCCAATGatcgtttgaaaatattttatgaccaattaactaatatattaaaaaataaacaaagaatttcattaatattgataGAAAATGGTAAAcgaattaatcaattaaaaatgtatttatctaaTCTGGga gttataTCAAGTATTGAAAAAAGTAGAGTTCACACTTcttcaaatttaattgaaaatgacaatttaaaaagaGAATTTTTAGAATTGCGAGATATGAGGACTGCAGTTTTAAGTTCAAGGCCTAAAGGGATGTTCAATCCAAAGTATcaaaag gaAGATAGTTTATCCAAAGAAGatatacgaaaatatttagaaaatgatGAAGCAATTGATACAATAGACTTTTTAacagaattgaaaaataataaagtgtctaataatgaaacaaatttattaaaatatgttcaaacg AATTCAAATGAATCCAAAATGTTCTGGAAATGTCTATCAACTTTAAGTAAAGATGAAATGAAAAAGTTGTTGgtacactattttataaaagttgtgGATTTAAAAGAATCTGGACGAGAAAATGATGAACTAATATCTAAACTAGAT gaAAATAATGATAGGCAGAGACATAATATTGCTTCAATCAATAACGATTATCAAGAATTTCATTTGTCAATTGAGAAAAAATttacatcattaaaaaaatattatcaaagaaAAGTTGATACATTATTTCAAGTTGTACAAGAGGAAAAAAATGCTATCactatgtttaaaatgaaacaaGAAATCTCCTCActcaaaaagaaaataattgaattagaaAAATCTCAAAcag ATCATTTAGAAGCGTCAAAATCAGAGGCAGAAACCGTGTCTTCTGCCAAAGTAACATATCACAAAAACAAGCTgaagatacaaaaaaataaatctaaattaacttag
- the LOC114120324 gene encoding nuclease SbcCD subunit C-like isoform X1, producing MGINIENILNDIKFDQKLISVFDTYNKYINYRFDYLIRTSITQTPDELNHDVDYSEYDPSQQILLACINSNNSLNDIAKLREELKTLTAEVNSKRKELSLISINEEGLKKNIKHLEDIISIKENFVRETANYAEIRCNAKHKVQKEYCRILKKYNKILNELDKSNKMTKTNSSNGTNKHSDYGERVNEKVLRYEAKIKKMDDVIKIASDSKEKLLQYQAALQTSNDRLKIFYDQLTNILKNKQRISLILIENGKRINQLKMYLSNLGVISSIEKSRVHTSSNLIENDNLKREFLELRDMRTAVLSSRPKGMFNPKYQKEDSLSKEDIRKYLENDEAIDTIDFLTELKNNKVSNNETNLLKYVQTNSNESKMFWKCLSTLSKDEMKKLLVHYFIKVVDLKESGRENDELISKLDENNDRQRHNIASINNDYQEFHLSIEKKFTSLKKYYQRKVDTLFQVVQEEKNAITMFKMKQEISSLKKKIIELEKSQTVKAKGPSIIQEPHVCLDHLEASKSEAETVSSAKVTYHKNKLKIQKNKSKLT from the exons attctgaatatGATCCAAGTCAACAAATTTTACTGGCttgtataaatagtaataatagtttaaatgatATTGCAAAACTGCGAGAAGAATTAAAAACGTTAACAGCAGAAGTCAattcaaaaagaaaagaatTGAGTTTAATTTCTATCAATGAAgaaggattaaaaaaaaatattaaacatttagaagacattatatcaataaag gaaAATTTTGTTCGCGAAACTGCTAACTATGCAGAAATCAGATGTAATGCAAAACATAAAGTTCAAAAAGAATAttgtagaatattaaaaaaatataataaaatcttaaatgagTTGGACAAGTCaaataaaatgacaaaaacaAATTCTAGTAACGGAACCAACAAACATTCAGATTATGGAGAACGAGTGAATGAAAAAGTTTTACGATATGaagctaaaattaaaaaaatggatgACGTAATAAAAATTGCTAGTGATAGTAAAGaaaa attaCTACAATATCAAGCTGCTTTACAAACTTCCAATGatcgtttgaaaatattttatgaccaattaactaatatattaaaaaataaacaaagaatttcattaatattgataGAAAATGGTAAAcgaattaatcaattaaaaatgtatttatctaaTCTGGga gttataTCAAGTATTGAAAAAAGTAGAGTTCACACTTcttcaaatttaattgaaaatgacaatttaaaaagaGAATTTTTAGAATTGCGAGATATGAGGACTGCAGTTTTAAGTTCAAGGCCTAAAGGGATGTTCAATCCAAAGTATcaaaag gaAGATAGTTTATCCAAAGAAGatatacgaaaatatttagaaaatgatGAAGCAATTGATACAATAGACTTTTTAacagaattgaaaaataataaagtgtctaataatgaaacaaatttattaaaatatgttcaaacg AATTCAAATGAATCCAAAATGTTCTGGAAATGTCTATCAACTTTAAGTAAAGATGAAATGAAAAAGTTGTTGgtacactattttataaaagttgtgGATTTAAAAGAATCTGGACGAGAAAATGATGAACTAATATCTAAACTAGAT gaAAATAATGATAGGCAGAGACATAATATTGCTTCAATCAATAACGATTATCAAGAATTTCATTTGTCAATTGAGAAAAAATttacatcattaaaaaaatattatcaaagaaAAGTTGATACATTATTTCAAGTTGTACAAGAGGAAAAAAATGCTATCactatgtttaaaatgaaacaaGAAATCTCCTCActcaaaaagaaaataattgaattagaaAAATCTCAAAcag ttaaagcTAAAGGGCCTTCAATAATTCAAGAACCCCATGTCTGTTTAGATCATTTAGAAGCGTCAAAATCAGAGGCAGAAACCGTGTCTTCTGCCAAAGTAACATATCACAAAAACAAGCTgaagatacaaaaaaataaatctaaattaacttag